In the Pseudonocardia cypriaca genome, one interval contains:
- a CDS encoding alpha/beta fold hydrolase: protein MSTLTVPGARLHYEVRGSGPLVVLAGAPMNADAFAPVADLLAADHTVVTTDPRGINRSPLDDPGQDSTPELRADDLARLITHVDAGPAAVFGSSGGAVTVLALVQSRPELVRTAIAHEPPFYALLDDREQLTAQNEDIIATYRSGDAIGAWKKFMEMTRIDLPDGMIEQMFGGDRDPQALADERRWFDHELRGTAYWEPDLAALRAAASRLVIGIGEDSTGQHCDRTSRALAGALGIEPVLFPGDHTGFVSDPERFALRLRSVLE from the coding sequence ATGTCGACCCTCACCGTCCCGGGCGCGCGCCTGCACTACGAGGTGCGTGGCTCCGGCCCGCTCGTGGTGCTCGCGGGCGCGCCCATGAACGCCGACGCGTTCGCGCCGGTCGCCGACCTGCTCGCCGCCGACCACACCGTGGTCACCACCGACCCGCGTGGCATCAACCGCAGCCCGCTGGACGACCCGGGTCAGGACTCGACCCCCGAGCTGCGTGCGGACGACCTCGCCCGCCTCATCACCCACGTCGACGCGGGACCGGCCGCCGTGTTCGGTTCGAGCGGTGGCGCGGTCACCGTGCTCGCCCTCGTCCAGTCCCGCCCGGAGCTCGTGCGCACGGCCATCGCGCACGAGCCGCCGTTCTACGCGCTCCTGGACGACCGCGAGCAGCTCACCGCCCAGAACGAGGACATCATCGCCACCTACCGGTCGGGCGACGCGATCGGAGCGTGGAAGAAGTTCATGGAGATGACCCGCATCGACCTGCCGGACGGGATGATCGAGCAGATGTTCGGCGGCGACCGGGACCCGCAGGCACTGGCCGATGAACGCCGCTGGTTCGACCACGAGCTCCGCGGCACCGCCTACTGGGAGCCCGACCTCGCGGCGCTGCGCGCCGCGGCGTCCCGGCTCGTCATCGGGATCGGCGAGGACTCGACCGGCCAGCACTGCGACCGGACCTCACGTGCCCTCGCCGGCGCCCTCGGCATCGAACCGGTGCTGTTCCCGGGCGACCACACCGGTTTCGTCTCGGACCCCGAGCGGTTCGCGCTCCGGCTCCGCTCAGTCCTCGAGTAG
- a CDS encoding HD domain-containing protein, with product MDELTPRYLLSLPLHVVTEVYGEQGLRRRFQLELASFTEAERAVLQKAFRLTERLHRDDRRSRESVLNHLLRVTIRIMCHYQVRDVDVLAAALLHDAVEDHPEELAGGAPEKPTTAALAVLARDFGRRVSELVAAVTNPAYDPGRDKDDQYREHVATSLDRNPWARPIKVSDFTDNGVGILYTVGPKVRRAAVKYGPLVPMLRELVARPDTPLTDEVKVKIAGQFDLAEQRFAAILEHS from the coding sequence ATGGACGAGCTGACGCCGAGGTACCTCTTGTCCCTCCCGCTGCACGTCGTCACCGAGGTCTACGGGGAGCAGGGACTGCGCAGGCGGTTCCAGCTCGAGCTCGCGTCGTTCACCGAAGCCGAACGGGCGGTCCTGCAGAAGGCGTTCCGGCTCACGGAGCGGCTGCACCGCGACGACCGGCGATCCCGCGAGTCCGTCCTCAACCACCTGCTGCGCGTCACCATCCGGATCATGTGCCACTACCAGGTCCGCGACGTCGACGTGCTCGCCGCCGCTCTGCTGCACGACGCCGTCGAGGACCACCCCGAGGAGCTGGCAGGTGGCGCGCCGGAGAAGCCCACCACGGCGGCGCTGGCCGTGCTGGCCCGCGACTTCGGCCGGCGGGTTTCCGAGCTGGTCGCCGCGGTGACCAACCCCGCGTACGACCCCGGCCGGGACAAGGACGACCAGTACCGGGAGCACGTGGCCACCAGCCTGGACCGGAACCCGTGGGCTCGGCCGATCAAGGTCTCCGACTTCACCGACAACGGCGTCGGCATCCTCTACACGGTCGGGCCCAAGGTGCGCAGGGCCGCGGTGAAGTACGGGCCGCTGGTCCCGATGCTGCGCGAGCTCGTCGCACGGCCCGACACCCCGCTGACCGACGAGGTCAAGGTGAAGATCGCCGGCCAGTTCGACCTCGCCGAACAGCGCTTCGCTGCGATCCTCGAACACAGCTGA
- a CDS encoding mycofactocin-coupled SDR family oxidoreductase, with amino-acid sequence MTGRFDGKVALITGAGRGQGRSHAVRLAAEGADVIALDICRQIDTVPYPLATSADLAGTASEVEALGRRVVTAEVDVRDAEAMAAAVADGARELGGVDIVLANAGIGMVDPEIPPPTAFRDVLDVNLVGVWNTVHAAAPIMIEQGRGGSIVLTGSTMGLIGRGGSGNGGADGYVASKHAIVGLTRTWANWLARFNIRVNSVHPTGVSTPMILNEALQGVLASLPADGPDMTNLLDVQLIEPRDVSAAVAWLVSDEARYVTGVALPVDAGMTVK; translated from the coding sequence ATGACCGGACGGTTCGACGGCAAGGTCGCCCTGATCACCGGGGCCGGGCGCGGGCAGGGGCGCAGCCACGCGGTGCGGCTCGCCGCCGAGGGCGCGGACGTGATCGCCCTGGACATCTGCCGCCAGATCGACACCGTTCCCTACCCGCTCGCGACCTCCGCCGACCTGGCGGGGACCGCGTCCGAGGTCGAGGCGCTGGGCCGCCGGGTCGTCACCGCCGAGGTGGACGTGCGGGACGCGGAGGCGATGGCCGCTGCCGTTGCCGACGGGGCCCGGGAGCTGGGCGGGGTCGACATCGTGCTGGCCAACGCCGGCATCGGCATGGTCGACCCCGAGATCCCCCCGCCGACGGCGTTCCGCGACGTGCTCGACGTGAACCTGGTCGGCGTGTGGAACACCGTGCACGCCGCGGCACCGATCATGATCGAGCAGGGCCGTGGCGGCTCGATCGTGCTGACCGGCTCGACGATGGGACTGATCGGACGCGGCGGCAGCGGGAACGGGGGAGCGGACGGCTACGTGGCGAGCAAGCACGCCATCGTCGGCCTCACCCGGACCTGGGCGAACTGGCTGGCGAGGTTCAACATCCGCGTGAACTCCGTCCACCCCACCGGTGTCAGCACGCCGATGATCCTCAACGAGGCGCTGCAGGGGGTGCTGGCGTCGTTGCCGGCCGACGGGCCCGACATGACGAACCTGCTCGACGTGCAGCTCATCGAGCCGCGGGACGTCAGCGCCGCTGTCGCCTGGCTGGTGTCCGACGAGGCCCGCTACGTGACGGGTGTGGCGCTCCCCGTCGACGCGGGCATGACGGTCAAATAG
- a CDS encoding NADP-dependent oxidoreductase: MKAYGFTRYGGPENEAFLDLPVPEPGPGELLVRVTASGVNPADWKVRAGLRRAELPLEPPVALGREVAGSVERVGAGVSGFSPGDEVFGGTVGSAGGWAEFARVPASFAALRPSDVAPTDAAVLPVAAATAYDAVVQLAPPPGARVLVIGAGGGVGLAAVQLAVARGVDVVGVASAGKHELLAELGATPLAPGAEVPGRVDAVLDLVGGDALRSAVAGLGGSPSAIVSAADRAGVAMLGGQAVARVRSGERLAAVARLVAEGALDPHVTQVRPFDEAGSALAVVEGGHALGKVVLRIE, translated from the coding sequence ATGAAGGCATACGGCTTCACCCGGTACGGCGGCCCCGAGAACGAGGCGTTCCTCGACCTCCCGGTGCCCGAACCCGGGCCGGGCGAGCTCCTCGTGCGGGTGACGGCGTCGGGGGTGAACCCGGCCGACTGGAAGGTGCGTGCCGGGCTGCGCCGCGCCGAGCTACCCCTCGAACCGCCGGTGGCGCTGGGCCGCGAGGTGGCCGGCTCCGTGGAGCGGGTCGGGGCCGGCGTGTCGGGGTTCTCCCCGGGCGACGAGGTCTTCGGGGGCACCGTCGGCTCGGCGGGCGGGTGGGCGGAGTTCGCGCGGGTGCCGGCGTCGTTCGCGGCGCTGCGCCCGTCGGACGTCGCCCCCACCGACGCGGCGGTGCTGCCCGTCGCCGCGGCCACGGCGTACGACGCGGTCGTCCAGCTGGCACCGCCGCCGGGCGCGAGGGTGCTCGTGATCGGCGCGGGCGGCGGGGTCGGGCTGGCGGCGGTGCAGCTCGCCGTCGCCCGTGGGGTCGACGTCGTGGGCGTCGCGAGCGCGGGCAAGCACGAGCTGCTGGCCGAGCTGGGCGCCACCCCGCTCGCGCCCGGCGCCGAGGTGCCCGGCCGGGTCGACGCGGTGCTCGACCTCGTCGGCGGCGACGCATTGCGCAGCGCCGTCGCCGGGCTCGGCGGGAGCCCGTCCGCGATCGTCTCGGCGGCCGACCGCGCGGGCGTCGCGATGCTGGGCGGCCAGGCCGTTGCGCGGGTCCGCAGCGGTGAGCGCCTCGCCGCTGTCGCGCGCCTGGTGGCCGAAGGTGCCCTCGACCCGCACGTCACGCAGGTGCGGCCGTTCGACGAGGCCGGGAGCGCGCTGGCCGTCGTCGAGGGCGGGCACGCGCTGGGAAAGGTCGTCCTGCGGATCGAGTAG
- a CDS encoding GNAT family N-acetyltransferase yields the protein MEDLRGSVVTARLRLEPVGPANAADLWLVHSDDAVWRWYENGRPSPEQAQQRATSMADSWRFHGVHKWIAYDRVSGEVVGRGGLSRTPVDDDWGQIYAFLPAEPWVRAAHRIRRPFVAHANWLEIGWALRGEFRGRGYASEIGRAGLAFAFDVLGVQAVVSCTVRHNVRSRAVMERIGMRYAGEIRSRGMVDGVEGEQDDAPHAVCVLLQRDWPGSRAPGGPVRPLR from the coding sequence GTGGAAGATCTGCGCGGATCCGTGGTCACGGCGCGCCTGCGGCTCGAGCCCGTCGGCCCCGCCAACGCCGCCGACCTGTGGCTCGTGCACAGCGACGACGCGGTGTGGCGTTGGTACGAGAACGGGAGGCCGAGCCCCGAGCAGGCGCAGCAGCGGGCGACGTCCATGGCCGACTCGTGGCGCTTCCACGGTGTGCACAAGTGGATCGCGTACGACCGGGTGAGCGGCGAGGTCGTCGGCCGCGGCGGTTTGTCGCGCACGCCCGTCGATGACGACTGGGGGCAGATCTACGCGTTCCTCCCGGCGGAGCCGTGGGTGCGTGCAGCGCACAGGATTCGGCGCCCTTTCGTCGCGCACGCGAACTGGCTCGAGATCGGCTGGGCGCTGCGGGGGGAGTTCCGGGGTCGCGGCTACGCCTCGGAGATCGGGCGGGCCGGGCTGGCGTTCGCGTTCGACGTCCTCGGGGTGCAGGCCGTGGTGTCCTGCACGGTCCGGCACAACGTGCGTTCGCGGGCCGTGATGGAGCGCATCGGCATGCGGTACGCGGGTGAGATCCGCAGCCGCGGCATGGTCGACGGCGTCGAAGGCGAGCAGGACGACGCGCCGCACGCGGTGTGCGTCCTGCTGCAACGGGACTGGCCGGGTTCACGTGCTCCTGGCGGGCCGGTGCGTCCACTTCGGTAG
- a CDS encoding SRPBCC domain-containing protein, translating to MAFPDRIERTIDLTHPPEKVWAAITTAEGLGTWFGNGATIDLRPGGSARLMWDDGASADLRVERVEEPAVFAFTWHIYGLPEDDPRRTYVEFTLEPAGAGTRLTVVESGFAQLSDDAYHKAFDGNTDGWGRELAELVDYLDAA from the coding sequence ATGGCGTTCCCCGACCGCATAGAGCGGACCATCGACCTCACCCATCCTCCGGAGAAGGTGTGGGCGGCGATCACCACTGCCGAAGGCCTGGGCACCTGGTTCGGCAACGGGGCCACGATCGACCTGCGGCCGGGCGGCTCGGCGCGGCTGATGTGGGACGACGGCGCGTCGGCCGACCTGCGCGTCGAACGAGTCGAGGAGCCGGCGGTGTTCGCCTTCACCTGGCACATCTACGGACTCCCCGAGGACGACCCGCGCCGCACCTACGTCGAGTTCACGCTGGAACCGGCCGGGGCGGGGACCAGGCTGACCGTGGTCGAGAGCGGCTTCGCGCAGCTCTCCGACGACGCCTACCACAAGGCCTTCGACGGCAACACCGACGGCTGGGGCCGGGAGCTGGCCGAGCTGGTCGACTACCTCGATGCCGCCTGA
- the sigJ gene encoding RNA polymerase sigma factor SigJ, whose protein sequence is MTIDSVFERHRQALFGAAYRMLGTRADAEDVLQEAWLRWDRVDRAEVEEPRAYLFRLVTRLALDQLRRVKARREAYVGPWLPEPLLTSPGAEESAELAESLSMGLLVVLETLTPVERAVFVLREAFGFSHAEIAEMTGRTERAVRQLAYRARRHVDARRPRREAAPSEHREVTERFLAAAIGGDLAALLSVLAPDVTFVADADGRSETPRQPVRGAREVAEYFVSVVPFWPPHLGVEITTVNGGPGALVTTDGRPFLVFSFDIDPAGRLREIDAVLNPAKLPAGNRVQR, encoded by the coding sequence GTGACGATCGACTCGGTCTTCGAGCGCCATCGGCAGGCCCTCTTCGGGGCGGCGTACCGGATGCTCGGCACCCGGGCCGACGCGGAGGACGTCCTCCAGGAGGCGTGGCTGCGCTGGGACCGGGTCGACCGCGCCGAGGTCGAAGAGCCGCGCGCGTACCTGTTCCGGCTGGTCACGCGGCTGGCGCTGGACCAGCTCCGGCGCGTGAAGGCCAGGCGCGAGGCGTACGTCGGCCCGTGGCTGCCGGAGCCCCTCCTCACCTCGCCGGGGGCCGAGGAGAGCGCCGAGCTGGCCGAGTCGCTGTCGATGGGCCTGCTCGTCGTGCTGGAGACGCTCACGCCGGTCGAGCGCGCGGTCTTCGTCCTGCGCGAGGCGTTCGGGTTCTCCCACGCCGAGATCGCGGAGATGACCGGCCGCACGGAGCGGGCGGTGCGGCAGCTCGCGTACCGGGCGCGCCGGCACGTGGATGCGCGCCGGCCGCGGCGGGAGGCCGCCCCCTCCGAGCACCGCGAGGTGACCGAACGGTTCCTGGCCGCGGCCATCGGCGGTGACCTCGCGGCGCTGCTCTCCGTCCTCGCCCCCGACGTCACGTTCGTCGCCGACGCCGACGGCAGGTCGGAGACGCCCAGGCAGCCCGTGCGCGGTGCCCGCGAGGTGGCCGAGTACTTCGTCTCGGTGGTCCCGTTCTGGCCACCGCACCTCGGCGTCGAGATCACCACGGTGAACGGCGGCCCTGGTGCGTTGGTCACCACGGACGGGCGGCCGTTCCTGGTCTTCTCCTTCGACATCGACCCGGCCGGCCGGTTGCGGGAGATCGACGCGGTGCTCAACCCCGCCAAGCTCCCGGCCGGCAACCGGGTGCAGCGATGA
- a CDS encoding MFS transporter, whose product MPRRSLGRQFGWLWAAYAVSAYGSGLGFGALPLIAVLVLHAGPAQVSALSAVGPAVGALIALPLGPWVEFHRKRPVMIAMDLARFAAVLSVPVAYAAGQLGFAQLLVVSAVVAAAKIAFTAAAGAYLKGLVRPDDLLVANARFESTTWSSIAVGPPLGGAAIGLFGPVATVVADAFSYLLSALGIAAIRGREERPGRIGTGRVRAGELLDGWRHILTHPGLRALYLNNLLVAGPIMATEPLLAVLMLGELGFAPWQYGLAFAAPCVGGLIGSRLARRVVTRYGQHRILRTVGTLRAVWPIGLVLVQPGVAGLVTVIAVELGLIICMSLFTPVLATYRLQHTPEDRIARTLSAWSISNSAAIAVLSALSGLLAAATSPRTAIAVAGLLVLASPLLLTRLVADLRPPSSGPAVSCVRGSQRSAVRRGRTGRRSSP is encoded by the coding sequence GTGCCCAGACGATCCCTCGGCCGGCAGTTCGGGTGGTTGTGGGCGGCGTACGCGGTCAGCGCGTACGGCTCCGGGCTGGGGTTCGGGGCGTTGCCGCTGATCGCCGTGCTCGTGCTGCACGCCGGCCCGGCTCAGGTGTCCGCCCTCTCCGCGGTGGGACCCGCGGTGGGCGCGCTGATCGCGTTGCCGCTCGGCCCGTGGGTGGAGTTCCACCGCAAGCGCCCGGTGATGATCGCGATGGATCTGGCGCGGTTCGCGGCCGTGCTGTCCGTTCCGGTCGCCTACGCCGCCGGCCAGCTCGGGTTCGCCCAGCTCCTGGTCGTATCGGCCGTGGTCGCTGCGGCCAAGATCGCTTTCACCGCCGCAGCAGGCGCCTACCTCAAGGGTCTCGTCCGGCCGGACGACCTGCTCGTGGCCAACGCGCGGTTCGAGTCCACGACGTGGAGCTCCATCGCCGTCGGGCCGCCGCTGGGTGGGGCGGCGATCGGCCTCTTCGGGCCGGTGGCCACGGTGGTGGCCGACGCATTCAGCTACCTGCTCTCCGCGCTGGGGATCGCGGCGATCCGCGGCCGGGAGGAACGACCGGGGCGGATCGGAACGGGCCGGGTCCGGGCCGGCGAGCTGCTCGACGGCTGGCGGCACATCCTGACCCACCCCGGCCTTCGTGCGCTCTACCTCAACAACCTGCTCGTCGCCGGACCGATCATGGCCACCGAGCCGCTGCTGGCCGTGCTCATGCTCGGCGAGCTCGGGTTCGCGCCTTGGCAGTACGGTCTCGCCTTCGCCGCCCCCTGTGTTGGCGGGCTCATCGGCTCGCGCCTCGCCCGCCGCGTCGTGACGCGGTACGGGCAGCACCGGATCCTCCGGACGGTCGGCACGCTGCGCGCGGTCTGGCCGATCGGCCTCGTCCTCGTCCAGCCCGGCGTCGCCGGCCTGGTGACCGTGATCGCCGTCGAGCTCGGACTCATCATCTGCATGAGCCTGTTCACCCCGGTTCTGGCCACCTATCGGCTCCAGCACACCCCCGAGGACCGCATCGCCCGCACCCTTTCGGCCTGGTCGATCAGCAACAGCGCCGCCATCGCGGTCCTCAGCGCGCTCAGCGGCCTGCTCGCCGCCGCCACCAGCCCTCGGACGGCCATCGCGGTGGCCGGACTGCTCGTCCTCGCCAGCCCGCTGCTGCTCACGCGACTCGTCGCCGACCTCCGGCCGCCGAGTTCCGGTCCAGCGGTCAGCTGTGTTCGAGGATCGCAGCGAAGCGCTGTTCGGCGAGGTCGAACTGGCCGGCGATCTTCACCTTGA
- a CDS encoding LysR family transcriptional regulator, giving the protein MDLAAVRTFVAAADAGQFQEAAAVLSITQQAVSKRIAALERDLEVRLFVRTARGAQLTIDGQAFLPHARELLRAEERADASVRPGRRALRVDVVSRRVASAARVQEFYRAHPEIELDVVALNADVETAIAAVEAGTIDATFHAVPVPVPATITFVGEGSRYMWPDRYDLRRIPVRDPAPIYPMSLIWRADNPHPALAALRDHLASRRVGAPDTEVWLPKWTHRPARST; this is encoded by the coding sequence GTGGATCTCGCCGCCGTGCGCACCTTCGTCGCGGCGGCGGACGCCGGTCAGTTCCAGGAGGCCGCGGCCGTCCTCTCGATCACCCAGCAGGCCGTCTCCAAGCGCATCGCCGCACTGGAGAGGGACCTGGAGGTGCGGCTGTTCGTCCGCACGGCCCGCGGAGCCCAACTCACCATCGACGGCCAGGCGTTCCTGCCCCACGCCCGTGAACTGCTGCGCGCGGAGGAACGGGCCGACGCGTCCGTGCGTCCCGGCCGGCGCGCGCTGCGGGTGGACGTCGTCAGCAGGCGGGTCGCATCGGCAGCACGCGTGCAGGAGTTCTACCGCGCCCATCCCGAGATCGAGCTGGACGTGGTGGCCCTCAACGCCGACGTCGAAACGGCGATCGCGGCGGTCGAGGCCGGGACGATCGACGCCACGTTCCACGCCGTCCCGGTCCCCGTGCCGGCGACGATCACCTTCGTCGGCGAAGGCTCGCGATACATGTGGCCGGACCGCTACGACCTGCGGCGCATCCCGGTCCGCGACCCGGCGCCCATCTACCCGATGTCGCTGATCTGGCGCGCGGACAACCCGCATCCGGCGCTCGCCGCGCTTCGCGACCACCTCGCCTCCCGACGGGTGGGCGCACCCGACACCGAGGTCTGGCTACCGAAGTGGACGCACCGGCCCGCCAGGAGCACGTGA
- a CDS encoding nuclear transport factor 2 family protein, translating into MTSSTVDANRNLASELFGRLDAGDLDGALALLHPDFVSHNPRVAHDPATATGLQAFADFFRAPAGKALLAAGADVRRIVADDPLVAVHNRIALPTGDVAAVDILRIQDGLVAEHWDVVQPVPDEPANPHGMF; encoded by the coding sequence ATGACCTCGTCCACGGTCGACGCCAATCGCAACCTGGCATCGGAGCTCTTCGGGCGGCTCGACGCAGGCGACCTCGACGGCGCGCTCGCACTGCTCCACCCGGACTTCGTCTCGCACAACCCGCGGGTGGCGCACGATCCCGCGACGGCCACCGGGCTACAGGCGTTTGCCGACTTCTTCCGCGCGCCCGCGGGGAAGGCCCTGCTGGCGGCCGGGGCGGACGTCCGGCGGATCGTCGCCGACGATCCTCTCGTCGCCGTGCACAACCGCATCGCCCTGCCGACGGGTGATGTCGCCGCCGTCGACATCCTGCGCATCCAGGACGGTCTCGTGGCCGAGCACTGGGACGTCGTGCAGCCGGTTCCCGACGAACCCGCGAACCCGCACGGCATGTTCTGA
- a CDS encoding DUF1540 domain-containing protein, whose protein sequence is MTSGHDDVPQVQSCSHPESTSCHDGAITIRGDHAHCCTFVELTLRMGTDPATLAGACHRRDCRIDDLFGCPASSLGWVPEPRGPSE, encoded by the coding sequence ATGACCTCCGGCCACGACGACGTGCCGCAGGTGCAGAGCTGCTCGCACCCCGAGTCGACGAGCTGCCACGACGGCGCCATCACGATCCGCGGCGACCACGCGCACTGCTGCACCTTCGTTGAGCTGACCCTCCGCATGGGCACCGACCCGGCGACGCTGGCGGGCGCGTGCCACCGCCGCGACTGCCGGATCGACGACCTGTTCGGGTGCCCGGCGTCCTCGCTGGGATGGGTGCCCGAACCGAGGGGGCCTTCCGAATGA
- a CDS encoding RNA polymerase subunit sigma-70 → MSDARSPADRRRETLMPSDADFAAVTEPFRRELLAHCYRMLGSIHDAEDLVQETYLRAWRAFDRFEGRSSVRRWLYKIATMACLTALQTRSRRPLPSGLAAPSDDHRVALPVDGPAVEWLQPAPDALFDPAVVVAGRAGVRLAFIAALQHLPARQRAVLTLRDVLAFRTAEVADILDATPAAVDSALRRARAQIAAAGPVEDDLAEPDGEIRRALLDDFVDAFTRADAGALVTLLRADVELEMPPTPVWFSGLPAVAGFLGNRVLRRAGQLRLAPTSANGQPAFVVHECTGSGRYEPHGVHVLTLIGNKVARITAFNDPSLVPTFNRAAGSVDATHELL, encoded by the coding sequence GTGTCCGATGCCCGATCACCTGCCGACCGCCGTAGAGAGACCCTGATGCCGTCGGATGCCGACTTCGCCGCCGTGACCGAGCCGTTCCGGCGGGAGCTGCTCGCGCACTGCTACCGGATGCTCGGGTCGATCCACGACGCCGAGGACCTCGTGCAGGAGACGTACCTGCGGGCGTGGCGGGCGTTCGACCGGTTCGAGGGGCGTTCGTCGGTGCGGCGTTGGCTGTACAAGATCGCCACGATGGCGTGCCTGACGGCGTTGCAGACGCGCTCCCGCCGTCCGCTTCCCTCCGGGCTCGCCGCCCCGTCGGACGATCACCGGGTCGCCCTTCCGGTCGACGGTCCGGCGGTCGAGTGGCTCCAGCCCGCACCTGACGCGCTGTTCGACCCGGCCGTGGTCGTGGCCGGAAGGGCGGGGGTGCGGCTCGCCTTCATCGCCGCGCTGCAGCACCTGCCCGCCCGGCAGCGGGCCGTGCTGACGTTGCGCGACGTGCTGGCGTTCCGGACGGCTGAGGTCGCCGACATCCTCGATGCGACGCCTGCGGCCGTCGACAGCGCGCTGCGCCGCGCGCGAGCCCAGATTGCCGCCGCCGGTCCGGTGGAGGACGACCTCGCCGAGCCGGACGGGGAGATCAGACGAGCCCTCCTGGACGACTTCGTCGACGCCTTCACGAGGGCCGACGCCGGCGCGCTGGTGACCCTGCTGCGGGCCGACGTCGAGCTGGAGATGCCGCCGACCCCGGTCTGGTTCAGCGGCCTGCCGGCCGTCGCCGGGTTCCTCGGCAACCGCGTGCTGCGCCGGGCAGGGCAGTTGAGACTGGCGCCCACCAGCGCCAACGGCCAACCGGCGTTCGTCGTCCACGAGTGCACGGGCAGTGGCCGCTACGAGCCGCACGGTGTCCACGTCCTGACCCTGATCGGGAACAAGGTCGCGCGCATCACGGCGTTCAACGACCCGAGCCTCGTGCCGACGTTCAACCGTGCAGCGGGCAGCGTTGACGCAACCCACGAGCTGCTATAA
- a CDS encoding ArsR/SmtB family transcription factor: protein MPPDAEGIAEQVFVALADPSRRAILATLASQGPATATDLAERLPITRQAIAKHLALLSEAGLVTAQPGERRRVRYRLRSAPMRVAQQFLAALARDWDGSLDALQEHLNR, encoded by the coding sequence ATGCCGCCTGACGCCGAGGGGATCGCCGAGCAGGTCTTCGTCGCACTGGCCGACCCGAGCAGGCGGGCCATCCTGGCCACGCTCGCGTCGCAGGGGCCGGCCACCGCGACGGACCTCGCCGAACGCCTGCCGATCACGCGGCAGGCGATCGCCAAGCACCTGGCCCTGCTGTCGGAGGCGGGCCTGGTGACGGCGCAGCCGGGGGAGCGGCGGCGCGTGCGGTACCGGCTCCGCTCCGCTCCGATGCGGGTGGCGCAGCAGTTCCTCGCTGCGCTCGCCCGCGACTGGGACGGCTCCCTCGACGCATTGCAGGAACATCTCAACCGATGA
- a CDS encoding DUF899 domain-containing protein, giving the protein MRTPPVVPKDEWEAAHARLLVKEKELTRARDALAAQRRRMPWLAVEEEYVFEGPRGRATLLDLFEGRRQLIVYRAFFEPGVHGWPDHACVGCSIMADQVADVAHLNARDTTFVNVSRAPQADIERVKARMGWTMPWYTMTDSFDADFGVDQWHGTNVFIRDGERVFRTYFVNGRGDEALGSAWAYLDITALGRQEEWEDSPEGYPQTKPYEWWNWHDAYSDTGPTAGQEQVRRAVGSGLLED; this is encoded by the coding sequence ATGAGGACACCACCGGTCGTCCCGAAGGACGAATGGGAAGCCGCCCACGCCCGGCTGCTCGTGAAGGAGAAGGAGCTGACTCGGGCCCGTGACGCGCTGGCCGCGCAGCGCCGCCGGATGCCGTGGCTGGCGGTGGAGGAGGAGTACGTGTTCGAGGGTCCCCGTGGCCGGGCGACCCTGCTCGACCTCTTCGAAGGACGCCGCCAGCTGATCGTCTACCGGGCCTTCTTCGAGCCGGGTGTGCACGGCTGGCCCGACCACGCCTGCGTCGGCTGCTCCATCATGGCCGACCAGGTGGCCGACGTCGCCCACCTGAACGCGCGCGACACGACCTTCGTCAACGTGTCGCGCGCGCCCCAGGCGGACATCGAGCGCGTGAAGGCGCGAATGGGCTGGACGATGCCCTGGTACACGATGACCGACTCCTTCGACGCGGACTTCGGTGTCGACCAGTGGCACGGCACGAACGTGTTCATCCGCGACGGCGAGCGGGTGTTCCGCACGTACTTCGTCAACGGCCGCGGTGACGAGGCGTTGGGGAGTGCGTGGGCCTACCTCGACATCACGGCGCTGGGTCGCCAGGAGGAGTGGGAGGACTCGCCGGAGGGCTACCCGCAGACCAAGCCGTACGAGTGGTGGAACTGGCACGACGCGTACAGCGACACCGGGCCGACGGCGGGGCAGGAGCAGGTCCGCCGGGCCGTGGGGTCGGGGCTACTCGAGGACTGA